In one Streptomyces sp. T12 genomic region, the following are encoded:
- a CDS encoding glycosyltransferase family 39 protein — translation MTSRRDHYTPQPYDPYAEDDSTWFNSDGQAPQARQGYGYGYGYDDQNYGYQQHEQYAGAVPQQPQGQHEDQPTYALRTVHYQQVPDDEPEYHIPKTPEAGWEMAASRRRAWVSRAVLLCIMAIQAALSLRLSNTAFQDEALYLAAGHAHLDHMLNGTELPRDYAAYFSGSPQLYPVLAAIVDAKFGLAGARTLSLFFMLCTTGLLYSFSRRLFNERAALAAAALFAVLQSTVVMGYFATYDAAAVFLLALTTWIVVRTDRAPVVAVLLAAPVGVLAVGVKYASALYLPTIVVLALLTAWPHKGGKAFMRMVVLALGMGGLMAAGMYTTDLMAGVRQTTTDRPHGTDSVEFLLEQTAKWGGLMFLAAVGGAVSYVRRSRMNESPLALRLSSPGWRWRALLGLVLCGTAVLAPAYQIHLGTVVSLFKHVGFGLLFAAPMAGVGVTRLVGAHFRYPQLGIMLWTAVLCLGIQQADWRFDIWPDSTKMINAIESHVDSKGEYLASTPEVPVYYLYDRSSHRQWHSLFGMEYKDAKGKYYGGDEAYKAAVKAGKFDLIVLDGLTNPRVDDIVAAATKGNSHYRLLAEIPFRNANGTSEYRIWIKTS, via the coding sequence ACGGCCAGGCACCGCAGGCGCGGCAGGGGTACGGGTACGGGTACGGGTACGACGACCAGAACTACGGCTACCAGCAGCACGAGCAGTACGCCGGCGCCGTCCCGCAACAACCGCAGGGGCAGCACGAGGACCAGCCGACGTACGCGCTGCGCACGGTCCATTACCAGCAGGTGCCGGACGACGAGCCCGAGTACCACATCCCAAAGACGCCGGAAGCCGGCTGGGAGATGGCGGCGAGCAGGCGGCGGGCCTGGGTGAGCCGGGCCGTGCTGCTGTGCATCATGGCCATCCAGGCGGCGCTGTCGCTGCGTCTGTCGAACACCGCGTTCCAGGACGAGGCGCTGTACCTGGCGGCCGGCCATGCCCACCTGGACCACATGCTCAACGGCACCGAGCTGCCTCGCGACTACGCCGCGTACTTCTCCGGCTCACCGCAGCTCTACCCCGTGCTCGCCGCGATCGTGGACGCGAAGTTCGGGCTCGCCGGGGCGCGCACCCTGAGCCTGTTCTTCATGCTCTGCACCACCGGGCTGCTGTATTCGTTCAGCCGGCGCCTGTTCAACGAGCGGGCCGCGCTGGCCGCCGCCGCCCTGTTCGCGGTGCTCCAGTCGACCGTCGTCATGGGCTACTTCGCCACCTATGACGCGGCCGCGGTGTTCCTGCTGGCCCTGACCACCTGGATCGTCGTACGCACCGACCGGGCGCCCGTGGTCGCCGTGCTGCTGGCCGCGCCCGTCGGTGTGCTGGCGGTCGGGGTGAAGTACGCGTCCGCGCTGTACCTGCCGACCATCGTCGTGCTCGCGCTGCTCACCGCGTGGCCGCACAAGGGCGGCAAGGCCTTCATGCGGATGGTGGTGCTCGCCCTCGGCATGGGCGGCCTGATGGCGGCGGGGATGTACACCACCGACCTCATGGCCGGTGTGCGGCAGACCACCACGGACCGTCCCCATGGCACCGACTCCGTCGAGTTCCTGCTGGAGCAGACCGCCAAGTGGGGCGGGTTGATGTTCCTCGCCGCAGTCGGCGGCGCCGTCTCGTACGTCCGGCGCAGCCGTATGAACGAGTCGCCGCTGGCCCTGCGGCTCAGCAGCCCCGGCTGGCGCTGGCGGGCCCTGCTCGGGCTGGTGCTGTGCGGCACGGCCGTGCTGGCACCGGCGTACCAGATCCATCTGGGGACCGTGGTCTCGCTGTTCAAGCACGTCGGCTTCGGTCTGCTCTTCGCCGCGCCGATGGCCGGTGTGGGAGTGACCCGCCTGGTGGGCGCGCACTTCCGCTATCCCCAGCTCGGCATCATGCTCTGGACCGCCGTGCTGTGCCTGGGCATTCAGCAGGCGGACTGGCGCTTCGACATCTGGCCGGACTCCACGAAGATGATCAACGCCATCGAGTCCCATGTGGACTCCAAGGGCGAGTACCTCGCCTCGACGCCCGAGGTGCCCGTCTACTACCTGTACGACAGGTCGAGCCACCGTCAGTGGCACAGCCTCTTCGGCATGGAGTACAAGGACGCGAAGGGCAAGTACTACGGCGGTGACGAGGCCTACAAGGCGGCGGTGAAGGCCGGCAAGTTCGACCTGATCGTCCTCGACGGGCTCACCAACCCGAGGGTGGACGACATCGTCGCCGCCGCGACCAAGGGCAACTCGCACTACCGGCTGCTGGCCGAGATCCCGTTCCGCAACGCTAACGGCACGAGCGAGTACCGCATCTGGATCAAGACCTCCTGA
- a CDS encoding UDP-glucose/GDP-mannose dehydrogenase family protein, giving the protein MRLTVIGTGYLGATHAACMAELGHEVLGVDVDPEKVAALQAGRVPFHEPGLPELIAKHTASGRLRFTSDYAEAGAFGDVHFVCVGTPQLKGSEGAELTYVDSAFAAIAAHAAPHALLVGKSTVPVGTAGRLADAHDGVEVAWNPEFLREGFAVEDTLRPDRLVFGVRSERAETILREVYAPVLTAGTPLVTADFPTAELVKTAANAFLATKISFINAMAELCETAGGDVGVLAEAIGYDDRIGRKFLRAGVGFGGGCLPKDIRAFAHRADELGVSLAFLREVDAINMRRRDKVVELARELCGGAVLGARIAVLGAAFKPDSDDIRDSPALNVAARLRLDGGDVTVYDPEAMDNARKAFPLLGYALSAEEALQRADLVLHLTEWPQFREIDPVRARSLVSRPRIVDGRGVLDADRWTAAGWRFRALGRSAPVGEGPR; this is encoded by the coding sequence ATGCGGCTCACCGTCATCGGCACCGGCTACCTCGGTGCCACCCACGCCGCCTGTATGGCGGAGCTCGGCCACGAGGTGCTCGGTGTCGACGTGGATCCCGAGAAGGTCGCCGCGCTGCAGGCTGGGCGTGTGCCGTTTCATGAGCCCGGGTTGCCCGAGCTGATCGCGAAGCATACGGCGAGCGGGCGGCTCAGGTTCACGAGCGACTACGCGGAGGCCGGCGCCTTCGGCGACGTGCACTTCGTGTGTGTCGGGACGCCTCAGCTCAAGGGGTCCGAGGGGGCTGAGCTGACGTACGTCGACTCCGCCTTCGCAGCGATCGCCGCGCACGCCGCGCCGCACGCGCTGCTGGTGGGCAAGTCGACCGTGCCGGTGGGCACGGCGGGGCGGCTCGCGGACGCGCATGACGGCGTGGAGGTCGCCTGGAACCCGGAGTTCCTGCGGGAGGGCTTCGCCGTCGAGGACACGCTGCGGCCGGACCGGCTGGTGTTCGGGGTGCGGTCGGAGCGAGCCGAAACGATTCTGCGGGAGGTGTACGCCCCCGTCCTCACCGCCGGGACCCCGCTCGTCACCGCCGACTTCCCGACCGCCGAACTGGTCAAGACGGCCGCCAACGCCTTCCTCGCCACCAAGATCTCCTTCATCAACGCCATGGCGGAGCTCTGCGAGACCGCCGGCGGCGACGTCGGCGTACTCGCCGAGGCGATCGGGTACGACGACCGGATCGGGCGCAAGTTCCTGCGGGCCGGCGTCGGCTTCGGCGGGGGCTGTCTGCCCAAGGACATCCGTGCCTTCGCGCACCGCGCCGACGAACTGGGGGTCTCGCTGGCGTTCCTGCGCGAGGTGGACGCGATCAACATGCGGCGGCGCGACAAGGTGGTCGAGTTGGCGCGGGAGCTGTGCGGGGGAGCGGTGCTGGGCGCCCGTATCGCCGTACTCGGCGCCGCCTTCAAGCCGGACTCCGACGACATCCGTGACTCGCCGGCGCTCAATGTCGCCGCGCGGCTGCGCCTCGACGGTGGCGACGTCACGGTCTACGACCCCGAGGCGATGGACAACGCCCGCAAGGCGTTCCCGCTCCTCGGCTATGCGCTGTCGGCCGAGGAGGCGCTGCAACGCGCCGATCTCGTGCTGCATCTGACCGAGTGGCCGCAGTTCCGGGAGATCGACCCGGTGCGGGCCCGGTCGCTGGTCTCCCGTCCGCGGATCGTGGACGGGCGGGGGGTGCTCGACGCGGACCGCTGGACCGCGGCGGGCTGGCGGTTCCGGGCGCTGGGAAGGTCCGCGCCCGTTGGGGAGGGGCCTCGGTAG
- a CDS encoding polyprenol monophosphomannose synthase has translation MTGRDGRDGHDRYPGVPVTVVMPTYNEAANLPRMAELVLGLPVDGLHLKIVDDSSPDGTGRIAEELAEKYNADQPAGRPRMSVLHRTEKDGLGRAYVAGMSAALEEGAAYVVQMDADGSHPAEAVPRMLGTAVASGVGLVVGSRYVEGGSLDEDWGMHRVLLSRFANRYARTVLGTKIRDITAGFNLWSAATLRDIDLATLDSAGYSFQVELKYKAVRAGHSAVEIPIRFEERTEGVSKMTLRTQLESAVVPIRLRLKHR, from the coding sequence ATGACGGGACGTGACGGACGTGACGGCCACGACAGATACCCGGGCGTACCGGTCACCGTGGTGATGCCGACGTACAACGAGGCCGCGAACCTGCCGCGGATGGCCGAGCTGGTGCTCGGGCTGCCGGTCGACGGGCTGCACCTGAAGATCGTCGACGACTCCAGCCCGGACGGGACGGGGCGGATCGCCGAGGAGCTCGCCGAGAAGTACAACGCCGACCAGCCGGCCGGGCGGCCCCGGATGAGCGTGCTGCACCGCACCGAGAAGGACGGTCTGGGGCGGGCGTACGTCGCGGGCATGAGCGCCGCGCTGGAGGAGGGCGCCGCGTACGTCGTCCAGATGGACGCCGACGGCAGCCACCCGGCGGAGGCGGTACCGCGGATGCTGGGGACGGCCGTGGCCTCGGGGGTGGGGCTGGTCGTCGGCAGCCGGTATGTCGAGGGCGGCTCGCTCGACGAGGACTGGGGCATGCACCGCGTCCTGCTGTCCCGGTTCGCCAACCGCTACGCCCGTACCGTGCTCGGCACGAAGATCCGGGACATCACGGCCGGCTTCAACCTCTGGTCGGCGGCGACCCTGCGCGACATCGACCTGGCCACCCTGGACAGCGCGGGCTACAGCTTCCAGGTCGAGCTGAAGTACAAGGCCGTACGGGCCGGGCACAGCGCCGTGGAGATCCCGATCCGCTTCGAGGAACGGACCGAGGGTGTGTCGAAGATGACACTGAGGACGCAGCTGGAGTCGGCGGTCGTGCCGATCCGGCTGCGCCTGAAGCACAGGTGA
- a CDS encoding glycosyltransferase family 87 protein translates to MSEYKSDISGWLVRRATWHLWVVLGAVLGALVMRTARVTSDGGMDNAIVVRAARVWLAGGSPYDDPHFLYLPSAVLAAAPQAVIERSVLAVAVPVVVTGCLVGGWGCALRLHGVGLRSRFAVLGLIGLAVGFAPFAHLVLLGNWTATAALALPLGLLLAGRGRWVAAGVVIGAAVALKPLLAPVGLLFVFAGRWRGLVVMVGVPVVASVGAALLLPDPVGFFTRTLPFLLRGDDGFVRLYEASLVAVLPRVGVPGAVAGGIAMAAAGLGVGCAYRRWRRGCEGSGPSGPSGSLCLAETAAMLMLSAFLVSRPSYDHYLLVVVPVLLAGLPCEGAVARGVWFWLALVPQLPGVTWPYLEMVQRRAFRDAVTLCGLAVTVGVRCFGSGRASSPPPPLPVPSSRGAAPSTPTGAQPLDPAGGSASRPPGVRGAGE, encoded by the coding sequence GTGAGCGAGTACAAAAGCGACATCTCTGGGTGGTTGGTGCGGCGGGCGACCTGGCATCTGTGGGTGGTGCTCGGGGCCGTACTGGGCGCTCTTGTGATGCGTACGGCGCGTGTGACCTCGGACGGAGGGATGGACAACGCCATCGTCGTGCGGGCGGCACGGGTCTGGCTGGCCGGGGGTTCGCCGTATGACGACCCCCACTTCCTCTATTTGCCGAGCGCGGTGCTGGCGGCGGCTCCTCAGGCGGTGATCGAGCGGAGTGTGCTGGCCGTGGCGGTGCCGGTGGTGGTGACCGGGTGCCTGGTGGGTGGCTGGGGCTGCGCGCTGCGTCTGCACGGCGTCGGCCTGCGCAGCCGCTTCGCCGTCCTTGGTCTGATCGGCCTCGCGGTCGGGTTCGCGCCGTTCGCCCACCTTGTTCTGCTGGGGAACTGGACGGCGACGGCGGCGCTCGCCCTGCCGCTGGGGTTGTTGCTGGCGGGGCGGGGGCGGTGGGTGGCGGCGGGGGTGGTGATCGGAGCGGCGGTCGCGCTGAAGCCGTTGCTGGCGCCGGTGGGGCTGTTGTTCGTGTTCGCGGGGCGGTGGCGGGGGCTGGTGGTGATGGTCGGGGTGCCGGTGGTGGCATCCGTGGGGGCGGCGCTGCTGCTGCCGGATCCTGTGGGGTTCTTCACTCGCACGCTGCCGTTTCTGTTGCGTGGCGACGACGGCTTTGTGCGGCTGTATGAGGCGTCGCTGGTTGCGGTGCTGCCGAGGGTGGGGGTGCCGGGGGCGGTGGCCGGGGGGATCGCGATGGCGGCGGCGGGGCTGGGGGTGGGGTGTGCGTATCGGCGGTGGCGCCGGGGGTGTGAGGGGAGCGGTCCGAGTGGTCCGAGCGGTTCGCTGTGTCTCGCGGAGACCGCGGCGATGTTGATGCTCTCGGCGTTTTTGGTCTCCAGGCCGTCGTACGACCACTATCTGCTCGTCGTGGTGCCGGTGCTGCTTGCGGGGCTGCCGTGTGAGGGGGCGGTTGCCCGGGGGGTCTGGTTCTGGCTTGCGCTGGTGCCGCAGCTTCCCGGTGTGACCTGGCCTTATCTGGAGATGGTTCAGCGGCGGGCTTTCCGGGATGCGGTGACGTTGTGCGGGTTGGCGGTGACGGTGGGGGTGCGCTGTTTCGGGTCCGGCCGGGCTTCCTCGCCCCCGCCGCCCCTACCCGTCCCGTCCTCCAGGGGCGCTGCCCCTTCGACCCCGACAGGGGCTCAGCCCCTGGACCCCGCCGGGGGCTCCGCCTCCAGGCCCCCGGGGGTGCGCGGGGCGGGGGAATGA
- the rplM gene encoding 50S ribosomal protein L13 → MRTYSPKPGDVTRQWHVIDAQDVVLGRLASTAASILRGKHKPIYAPHVDTGDFVIIINADKVHLSGNKRTQKMAYRHSGYPGGLRSVRYDELLDKNPEKAIEKAVKGMLPKNTLGRQMLSKLKVYKGDQHPHGAQQPQPYEITQVAQ, encoded by the coding sequence GTGCGTACGTACAGCCCCAAGCCCGGCGATGTGACGCGCCAGTGGCACGTCATTGACGCTCAGGACGTCGTCCTGGGCCGTCTCGCCAGCACCGCCGCCTCCATCCTGCGGGGCAAGCACAAGCCGATCTACGCGCCCCACGTCGACACCGGTGACTTCGTCATCATCATCAACGCCGACAAGGTGCACCTGTCCGGCAACAAGCGGACCCAGAAGATGGCGTACCGCCACTCCGGCTACCCGGGTGGTCTGCGCTCCGTCCGCTACGACGAGCTCCTCGACAAGAACCCCGAGAAGGCCATCGAGAAGGCCGTCAAGGGCATGCTCCCCAAGAACACTCTGGGCCGTCAGATGCTCTCGAAGCTGAAGGTCTACAAGGGTGACCAGCACCCGCACGGCGCGCAGCAGCCGCAGCCGTACGAGATCACCCAGGTCGCGCAGTAA
- the rpsI gene encoding 30S ribosomal protein S9: MAETTVEQPVEETELVDIDSYTTESEVPVEGEYTSESLASRFGEPQPAAGLGRRKNAIARVRIVPGTGKWKINGRTLEDYFPNKVHQQEVNEPFKVLELEGRYDVIARIAGGGVSGQAGALRLGVARALNEADVDNNRGPLKKAGFLKRDDRAVERKKAGLKKARKAPQYSKR; encoded by the coding sequence GTGGCCGAGACCACCGTTGAGCAGCCGGTCGAAGAGACTGAGCTTGTCGACATCGACAGCTACACCACCGAGTCCGAGGTGCCCGTCGAGGGCGAGTACACCTCGGAGTCGCTCGCGTCCCGCTTCGGCGAGCCCCAGCCGGCCGCCGGCCTGGGCCGTCGCAAGAACGCCATCGCCCGCGTCCGGATCGTTCCGGGCACCGGCAAGTGGAAGATCAACGGTCGCACCCTTGAGGACTACTTCCCCAACAAGGTGCACCAGCAGGAAGTCAACGAGCCCTTCAAGGTGCTTGAGCTCGAAGGCCGCTACGACGTCATCGCCCGCATCGCCGGTGGCGGTGTCTCCGGTCAGGCCGGTGCGCTGCGTCTCGGTGTCGCCCGCGCCCTGAACGAGGCCGACGTCGACAACAACCGCGGCCCGCTGAAGAAGGCCGGCTTCCTCAAGCGCGACGACCGTGCGGTCGAGCGCAAGAAGGCCGGTCTGAAGAAGGCCCGCAAGGCTCCGCAGTACAGCAAGCGCTAA
- the glmM gene encoding phosphoglucosamine mutase, translating into MGRLFGTDGVRGVANADLTAEMALGLSVAAAHVLAEAGTFEGHRPKAVVGRDPRASGEFLEAAVVAGLASAGVDVLRVGVLPTPAVAFLTGSLGADLGVMLSASHNAMPDNGIKFFARGGHKLADELEDRIEFVYDEHRHGEPWERPTGAAVGRVRSYEEGFDDYVAHLLGVLPNRLDGLKIVLDEAHGAAARVSPEAFTRAGAEVVTIGAEPDGLNINDGCGSTHLDKLKAAVVEQGAALGIAHDGDADRCLAVDHTGAEVDGDQILAVLALAMRERSVLRSDTVVATVMSNLGFKLAMEREGIHLVQTAVGDRYVLEEMKEKDFALGGEQSGHVIVLDHATTGDGTLTGLMLAARVAETGRTLRDLAAVMERLPQVLINVPDVDRARVKTSADLVAAVAEAERELGETGRVLLRPSGTEPLVRVMVEAADIDQARSVAGRLADAVKSALG; encoded by the coding sequence GTGGGACGACTCTTCGGCACGGACGGCGTGCGTGGCGTCGCCAACGCGGATCTGACGGCCGAGATGGCGCTCGGTCTGTCCGTGGCGGCAGCGCACGTACTGGCCGAGGCGGGCACCTTCGAGGGCCACCGGCCGAAGGCGGTGGTCGGACGGGACCCGCGTGCGTCCGGGGAGTTCCTGGAGGCCGCCGTGGTGGCCGGTCTGGCGAGTGCGGGTGTCGACGTGCTGCGGGTCGGTGTGCTGCCGACGCCGGCGGTGGCTTTCCTGACCGGATCGCTCGGCGCCGACCTCGGTGTCATGCTCTCCGCCAGCCACAACGCCATGCCCGACAACGGCATCAAGTTCTTCGCCCGCGGTGGCCACAAGCTCGCGGACGAACTGGAGGACCGTATCGAGTTCGTCTACGACGAGCATCGGCACGGTGAGCCGTGGGAGCGGCCGACGGGTGCGGCGGTCGGGCGCGTGCGGTCGTACGAGGAAGGCTTCGACGACTACGTCGCCCACCTCCTCGGCGTGCTGCCCAACCGGCTGGACGGGTTGAAGATCGTCCTCGACGAGGCGCACGGTGCTGCGGCGCGCGTGTCGCCGGAGGCGTTTACGCGGGCCGGGGCCGAGGTCGTCACCATCGGTGCCGAGCCGGACGGGCTCAACATCAACGACGGTTGCGGGTCCACGCATCTGGACAAGCTGAAGGCCGCCGTCGTCGAGCAGGGTGCCGCCCTCGGTATCGCGCACGACGGTGACGCCGACCGTTGCCTCGCCGTGGACCACACCGGTGCGGAGGTCGACGGCGACCAGATCCTTGCCGTGCTCGCGCTGGCGATGCGGGAGCGGTCCGTTCTGCGGTCCGACACCGTGGTGGCGACCGTCATGTCCAACCTCGGCTTCAAGCTGGCGATGGAGCGCGAGGGGATCCACCTCGTGCAGACCGCGGTCGGCGACCGGTATGTGCTGGAGGAGATGAAGGAGAAGGACTTCGCGCTGGGCGGCGAGCAGTCCGGGCATGTGATCGTGCTGGATCACGCCACCACCGGTGACGGCACGCTGACCGGGCTGATGCTGGCCGCGCGAGTCGCGGAGACCGGGCGTACGCTGCGGGACCTCGCGGCGGTGATGGAGCGGCTGCCGCAGGTGCTGATCAATGTGCCGGATGTGGACAGGGCGCGGGTGAAGACGTCGGCCGACCTTGTCGCCGCCGTCGCCGAGGCGGAGCGGGAGCTGGGGGAGACCGGGCGGGTGCTGCTTCGGCCTTCGGGGACCGAGCCGTTGGTGCGCGTGATGGTCGAGGCCGCCGACATCGACCAGGCACGGTCGGTCGCCGGGCGGCTTGCCGATGCGGTGAAGTCGGCGCTGGGTTAG